A window of Bacteroidetes Order II. bacterium contains these coding sequences:
- a CDS encoding SUMF1/EgtB/PvdO family nonheme iron enzyme has protein sequence MKQTKKLVIACLLIGILVFVPASWAQKKPSGSKPVSKPATTPARPNTTPARPTPTPAPNRNTPAARPVTAPATSRPEAATSTTETPTANRTVNERTLTINAVESCEIRINGGPAIAIEAGKPQVVTLQRQNNDVQVIVPGMNFSWTQRAPRVNPGKNVDWELDMSRLYAERLRRLDEQRILAEETLRRQQRVADSLLQVQRNAQPTATNTPVPPPSNTQTSANNTVLEPPRQPEVNPTNTASVTSPQRLLPPVERVTVNPPVNPVPGQTWENSLASPMVWVPAGVFRMGGNASFDQRPVHPVDLARGVWMNKFEVTQAEWEAVMGSNPSFFKDPKKPIENVSYEEVQLFIARLNEREGTTTYRLPTEAEWEYGARAGSSRAFAWGNDVEKGRANCKNCGSRFDGKETAPVGSFFPNAFGLYDVHGNVSEWVQDWYSEEYYKLPEASRDPIGPQSGTARVIRGGSFDLPGDELRVFVRGSAPPMYKSGNLGFRLVKVIN, from the coding sequence ATGAAGCAAACTAAAAAGTTGGTCATTGCCTGCTTGCTGATTGGCATCTTGGTTTTTGTACCTGCCTCTTGGGCGCAGAAAAAGCCTTCTGGTTCTAAGCCCGTCAGTAAGCCAGCAACCACCCCGGCAAGACCCAATACGACCCCAGCGCGGCCAACCCCAACGCCCGCACCCAACCGAAACACGCCCGCTGCGCGACCAGTAACTGCCCCTGCGACTTCTCGTCCCGAAGCAGCTACATCTACAACGGAGACACCTACGGCCAATCGCACGGTAAATGAACGTACACTTACCATTAATGCGGTGGAATCCTGTGAGATTCGAATCAATGGTGGGCCTGCGATTGCGATTGAGGCTGGAAAACCACAGGTGGTTACCTTGCAACGCCAGAATAATGATGTACAAGTGATTGTTCCCGGAATGAACTTTTCTTGGACACAACGTGCACCACGGGTAAATCCGGGGAAAAATGTGGATTGGGAACTGGATATGTCCCGTCTTTATGCAGAACGGCTTCGTCGCTTAGACGAACAGCGTATCCTCGCCGAAGAAACCCTTCGTCGTCAGCAACGGGTAGCTGATAGCCTTTTACAGGTACAACGAAATGCCCAACCAACAGCTACCAATACACCCGTACCACCTCCGTCCAATACACAAACTTCTGCCAATAACACGGTTTTGGAACCACCCCGGCAGCCCGAAGTAAATCCTACTAATACGGCTTCTGTAACGAGCCCGCAACGGTTGTTGCCGCCTGTAGAGCGGGTAACGGTGAACCCGCCCGTGAATCCTGTTCCTGGGCAGACATGGGAGAATTCCTTGGCCTCACCAATGGTTTGGGTCCCTGCAGGTGTGTTTCGAATGGGAGGGAATGCCTCTTTCGATCAACGTCCGGTGCATCCAGTTGATCTTGCAAGAGGAGTCTGGATGAACAAGTTTGAAGTGACACAAGCCGAATGGGAGGCGGTGATGGGAAGTAATCCGAGTTTCTTTAAAGATCCTAAAAAGCCAATTGAGAATGTTTCTTATGAAGAGGTTCAGCTTTTTATTGCACGCCTGAATGAACGTGAAGGCACGACAACATACCGTCTTCCAACCGAAGCAGAGTGGGAATACGGGGCGCGAGCGGGGTCTTCGCGGGCTTTTGCATGGGGCAACGATGTGGAAAAGGGTCGGGCCAATTGTAAAAACTGTGGTTCCCGTTTCGATGGGAAGGAAACAGCACCTGTTGGTAGTTTCTTCCCCAATGCCTTTGGTCTGTATGATGTTCATGGCAACGTTTCTGAGTGGGTTCAGGATTGGTACAGCGAGGAGTATTACAAACTTCCCGAAGCCTCCAGAGACCCGATTGGGCCTCAATCGGGCACGGCACGGGTAATTCGCGGCGGGTCGTTTGATTTACCCGGTGATGAACTGCGGGTTTTTGTCCGAGGTTCTGCACCACCCATGTATAAGTCTGGTAACTTAGGATTCCGGCTGGTGAAGGTCATCAATTGA